One region of Oncorhynchus gorbuscha isolate QuinsamMale2020 ecotype Even-year unplaced genomic scaffold, OgorEven_v1.0 Un_scaffold_6997, whole genome shotgun sequence genomic DNA includes:
- the LOC124029614 gene encoding voltage-dependent T-type calcium channel subunit alpha-1I-like has protein sequence VVSMGLYIGEQAYLKSSWNVLDGFLVFVSLIDIVVSMAGGAKILGVLRVLRLLRTLRPLRVISRAPGLKLVVETLITSLKPIGNIVLICCAFFIIFGILGVQLFKGKFFYCFGPDVKNITNKSDCLQANYKWVHHKYNFDNLGQALMSLFVLASKDGWVNIMYHGLDAVGVDQQPVINNSPWMLLYFISFLLIVSFFVLNMFVGVVVENFHKCRQNQEVEEAKRREDKRRRRMEKKRRDAQKIPYYASYSSLRLWIHTLCTTYYLDLFITFIICINVITMSLEHYSQPRSLDLVLKYCNYFFTSTFVLETLLKLTAFGFRRFFKDR, from the exons GTGGTGTCTATGGGCCTGTATATAGGGGAACAGGCATATCTGAAAAGCAGCTGGAACGTGTTGGACGGCTTCCTGGTCTTTGTGTCGTTGATTGACATTGTGGTGTCAATGGCGGGCGGGGCTAAGATTCTGGGGGTGCTGAGAGTTCTCAGATTGCTCCGCACACTGCGCCCCCTCAG GGTGATCAGTCGAGCCCCAGGTCTGAAGCTGGTAGTGGAGACTCTAATAACGTCTCTGAAACCTATAGGAAACATTGTCCTTATCTGCTGTGCTTTCTTCATCATATTTGGTATCCTGGGGGTGCAG CTGTTCAAAGGGAAGTTCTTCTACTGCTTTGGCCCCGACGTCAAGAACATCACCAACAAGTCTGACTGTCTGCAGGCCAACTACAAATGGGTTCATCACAAGTACAACTTTGACAACCTGGGACAG GCTCTGATGTCCCTGTTTGTGCTGGCTTCAAAGGACGGTTGGGTCAACATCATGTACCATGGCCTGGATGCTGTAGGGGTGGACCAACAG cCAGTGATCAACAACAGTCCATGGATGCTACTCTACTTCATCTCCTTCCTCCTCATCGTCAGTTTCTTCGTTCTGAACATGTTTGTGGGCGTGGTAGTGGAGAACTTCCACAAGTGCCGTCAGAACCAGGAAGTGGAAGAGGCTAAAAGGAGAGAGGATAAACGACGGAGACGcatggagaagaagaggaggg ACGCCCAGAAGATCCCCTACTATGCCAGCTACAGCTCCCTCCGCCTGTGGATCCACACTCTGTGTACCACCTACTACCTGGACCTCTTCATCACCTTCATCATCTGTATCAACGTCATCACCATGTCACTGGAACACTACAGCCAGCCACGA tctctggaTCTAGTGTTGAAGTACTGTAACTATTTCTTCACATCCACCTTTGTACTGGAGACCCTCCTGAAGCTCACCGCCTTTGGCTTCCGACGCTTCTTtaaagacaggtag